The Rhodocytophaga rosea genome has a segment encoding these proteins:
- a CDS encoding S41 family peptidase, whose product MSSCADVAAILSFNKKAICIGHQTGGGYQRNHSGLIPETTMPPFNFTISVPLQKSVYHVDSSKNIGTGTIPDFEVNQTINDMLEGKDIAKQTAIEL is encoded by the coding sequence ATGTCTTCGTGTGCGGATGTGGCAGCCATTTTATCTTTTAACAAAAAAGCCATATGTATAGGACATCAAACCGGAGGAGGCTATCAGAGGAATCACAGCGGATTAATACCAGAAACTACCATGCCTCCTTTTAATTTCACGATCAGTGTACCCTTACAAAAATCTGTTTATCATGTTGACAGCTCAAAAAATATAGGTACAGGGACAATACCAGACTTTGAAGTCAACCAGACCATTAATGACATGTTGGAAGGGAAAGACATAGCGAAACAAACGGCTATTGAGCTGTAA
- a CDS encoding sensor histidine kinase — protein MSYQHTPPARFTNSLYWKIFYIFLFLLSLLSFAYVYMTVISARRYFEASHQRLNRNVAAHIARFSSPFLHDTLSKAQAEKVFFNAMVMNPSIEVYLLNPEGKVLSYYAPEKKLHLSAVSLVPIHAFITAVGNDYILGDDPRNRDKQKIFSAASIEKGEKLVGYIYVVLAGEAYDTTMKTLLNRHILGLATQIMAITLAATLLIGLYAFRLITRNLKAVISTVEKFHKGDLQSRIKIVSRDEFALLASTFNQMADTLAGNLKVLKTAEALRRELIANVSHDLRTPIAAIQGYAETIMMKSKSLTNADRERYTGIILQSSEKLRKLVEELFELSKLEASESKPHMEVFNVAELMGEVFVQYRILAQPKHLSVSYTSLQAAILVCADIGMIERVMQNLIDNAIKYTPEKGSISIQVDVIGTQVHISVTNTGPGIPSGQIPHLFSRYATSTPDKSPPSGMGLGLVIVKRILDLHSFPISVENTASGETRFTFRMPVYQP, from the coding sequence ATGAGCTACCAGCATACTCCTCCTGCCAGGTTTACAAACAGTTTGTACTGGAAGATATTCTACATTTTCCTGTTCTTGCTCAGCTTGTTATCTTTTGCCTATGTATACATGACGGTAATATCCGCCAGAAGGTATTTTGAGGCCTCTCATCAGCGGCTCAACCGCAATGTAGCCGCCCATATTGCCCGTTTCTCCTCCCCTTTTCTCCATGATACCCTGAGTAAAGCCCAGGCAGAAAAAGTGTTTTTTAATGCCATGGTCATGAACCCAAGTATTGAAGTATATCTGCTAAATCCGGAAGGCAAGGTCCTCTCCTATTATGCACCCGAGAAAAAACTACATTTGTCTGCCGTTTCGCTGGTGCCTATCCATGCATTTATTACAGCTGTAGGTAACGATTATATCCTAGGTGACGATCCGAGAAACAGGGATAAGCAAAAAATATTCTCGGCAGCCAGCATAGAGAAAGGCGAAAAGCTGGTGGGCTATATTTATGTGGTACTGGCAGGAGAAGCATACGATACTACTATGAAAACGCTGCTTAACAGGCATATCCTGGGCCTGGCCACTCAGATTATGGCCATTACCCTGGCCGCCACCCTGCTCATCGGCCTTTATGCTTTTAGGCTGATTACCCGCAACCTGAAAGCAGTTATCAGCACTGTAGAGAAGTTCCACAAAGGAGATTTGCAATCCAGAATAAAAATAGTATCCAGGGACGAATTTGCCTTGCTTGCCAGCACCTTTAACCAGATGGCCGATACACTGGCCGGAAACCTGAAAGTGTTAAAAACAGCAGAGGCCCTGCGGCGCGAACTGATAGCTAATGTTTCGCACGATTTACGGACACCCATTGCCGCCATACAAGGCTATGCTGAAACCATCATGATGAAAAGTAAGTCGCTGACGAATGCTGACCGGGAACGCTATACCGGCATTATTTTGCAGAGCAGCGAAAAACTGCGGAAACTGGTAGAGGAACTCTTTGAACTTTCCAAACTGGAAGCCAGTGAGAGTAAGCCGCATATGGAAGTATTCAATGTGGCCGAGCTGATGGGAGAAGTATTCGTGCAGTACCGGATACTTGCCCAGCCCAAGCACCTTTCTGTGAGCTATACCAGTTTACAGGCAGCTATACTCGTATGTGCCGATATTGGGATGATAGAAAGGGTCATGCAGAACCTGATAGACAATGCCATCAAATACACACCTGAAAAGGGCAGTATCTCTATACAGGTAGATGTTATAGGAACGCAGGTGCATATCTCAGTAACCAACACAGGTCCAGGTATTCCTTCCGGACAAATCCCTCACCTATTCAGCCGCTATGCCACCTCAACCCCCGATAAAAGCCCTCCTTCCGGTATGGGACTAGGACTGGTAATTGTGAAAAGAATACTCGATTTGCATTCATTTCCTATTTCTGTAGAAAACACAGCTTCCGGTGAAACACGATTCACTTTCCGGATGCCGGTATACCAGCCCTAA
- a CDS encoding ABC transporter permease, translated as MIKNNLKIAIRILWKNKLFSLVNILSLSLSMAVGVILFTGLKATFDKDHFHPKLNQLVRILTQETKEGEQTKWATTPLPLAAQLESVSFVEKTVKVRLAGKHNLQTDKGDVPIDIKFSEPSFFDVFGFQLLSGKAQSLANNPTILFLTQKTAEKIFGNANALGQTVQFENLGYYTVGGIIQDPPLETHLPIEAMLSINATQLLEKKGAIRDISQNWEDFKSWAIYARLKSEGNLEQLNATLQNYNRKLDKSHLQFLAQPIEDITPGKIDLKNNPNAGVSWEDVKTQLFIILSLTLLAAFNYISLALARAFSRAQEVGIRKTIGATRGQVIGQFLMESTLVALFALLFTVPCVTILAHYIPDMDDVTFSWDTALIVGLITYAVITGVVAGAFPSWLLSAFQPIQVLRKMKNIKLFRGVGVYKALIVVQFSVTIMLMILVVIVADYDRKNNAIIRSTVPSNVLTLDLKGEKYQNLQNEISGLSQVETILATNWYYEPIKMGKDSVTLNDKTLEINYVSIDPRTIEREGISLLAGQNFPSTMPQSTEQYVLVNEAAAKLLESKSETLVGQNLLLDSASVQVIGIIPNEIIGQQLPLIYRYLPNEITTLTIKIKPNTEMEATKAIQSVWKDHFPEKTANLYNLKEYRYSGEISGEMEIFGGSALIVMIIAALGILGIASYSVEIRTKELGIRKVLGASNLKLVWTVTQNFGILLLLAGLIGVPAGLFCGNLLREEMGSHLDLGLINISIGFGLVAIIGLLVVLSQTIRAGQIEPVKVLKAE; from the coding sequence ATGATAAAGAACAATCTGAAAATCGCTATACGGATACTCTGGAAAAACAAACTTTTTTCATTAGTCAATATACTGAGCTTGTCATTGAGTATGGCAGTTGGTGTTATTCTCTTTACAGGCCTAAAAGCCACTTTTGATAAAGACCATTTTCATCCAAAATTAAATCAACTCGTGCGGATACTCACGCAGGAAACAAAGGAGGGGGAACAAACCAAATGGGCAACAACTCCATTGCCGTTGGCAGCTCAACTGGAAAGCGTCTCTTTTGTTGAAAAAACGGTAAAAGTACGTCTGGCAGGAAAACATAACCTGCAAACCGACAAAGGTGATGTACCTATTGACATAAAATTTTCAGAGCCTTCTTTTTTTGATGTTTTTGGCTTTCAATTGCTCTCAGGTAAAGCACAAAGCCTTGCCAATAATCCCACCATCCTTTTTTTAACCCAAAAAACAGCAGAAAAGATATTTGGTAACGCAAATGCTTTAGGGCAAACGGTTCAATTTGAAAATTTAGGCTATTATACCGTTGGGGGAATTATCCAGGACCCGCCTTTAGAAACACATCTGCCTATTGAAGCAATGTTATCTATTAATGCTACCCAACTGCTTGAAAAAAAAGGAGCAATCCGTGATATTTCACAAAATTGGGAAGACTTCAAGAGTTGGGCAATTTATGCCCGTTTAAAATCAGAAGGTAATTTAGAGCAACTTAATGCAACGCTCCAGAACTATAACCGCAAACTGGATAAGAGCCATCTTCAGTTTTTGGCACAACCCATAGAAGACATTACCCCTGGAAAAATTGATCTTAAAAATAACCCCAATGCGGGCGTTAGTTGGGAAGATGTAAAAACGCAGCTATTCATCATTCTATCTTTAACCCTTTTAGCTGCTTTCAATTATATCAGTTTGGCATTGGCGCGTGCTTTCTCCCGGGCGCAGGAAGTAGGTATCCGCAAAACCATAGGCGCAACAAGAGGACAAGTTATCGGTCAATTTTTAATGGAATCGACCCTTGTTGCCCTGTTTGCTTTGTTGTTTACAGTGCCATGTGTTACTATTTTAGCCCACTATATACCCGATATGGATGATGTGACATTCTCCTGGGATACAGCCTTAATAGTAGGCTTGATAACCTACGCAGTCATCACAGGCGTAGTAGCAGGGGCATTTCCCTCATGGCTATTGTCAGCGTTTCAGCCTATACAGGTTTTGCGTAAAATGAAGAATATAAAGCTGTTCCGGGGTGTTGGTGTTTATAAAGCTTTGATTGTCGTTCAATTTTCTGTGACCATCATGCTGATGATATTGGTTGTCATAGTAGCCGATTATGATAGAAAAAACAATGCAATCATCAGATCAACTGTGCCATCCAATGTGCTGACACTGGATTTAAAAGGTGAAAAATATCAAAACCTGCAAAACGAAATAAGTGGGTTAAGTCAGGTGGAAACGATTTTGGCTACTAACTGGTACTATGAACCCATTAAAATGGGTAAAGATTCTGTAACGCTAAACGATAAAACTCTGGAAATAAATTACGTGAGTATTGACCCACGAACAATCGAAAGGGAAGGTATCAGCTTACTAGCTGGGCAAAATTTTCCTTCAACTATGCCCCAAAGTACGGAGCAATATGTGTTGGTGAATGAAGCTGCCGCAAAATTATTGGAATCTAAATCGGAGACCCTGGTGGGGCAAAATCTCTTGCTTGACTCTGCCTCTGTACAAGTGATTGGCATCATACCCAATGAGATTATTGGCCAACAACTCCCTTTAATCTATCGGTATTTGCCAAATGAAATAACCACCTTGACCATAAAAATAAAGCCAAATACAGAAATGGAAGCGACCAAGGCCATTCAATCGGTATGGAAAGACCATTTTCCTGAGAAAACAGCAAATCTTTATAACTTAAAAGAATATCGTTATTCAGGAGAAATCAGTGGAGAAATGGAAATCTTTGGAGGCTCTGCCCTGATTGTTATGATAATCGCTGCTTTGGGCATTTTAGGCATAGCCAGTTACTCAGTAGAAATACGCACCAAAGAACTGGGCATAAGAAAAGTATTGGGTGCAAGCAATCTAAAACTGGTGTGGACAGTTACCCAAAATTTTGGTATTCTTCTCCTGCTTGCCGGCCTTATTGGTGTTCCGGCGGGCTTGTTTTGCGGTAATTTATTAAGAGAAGAAATGGGCAGTCATCTTGATTTGGGTCTTATAAATATAAGCATAGGCTTTGGTTTGGTTGCCATCATTGGGTTACTGGTTGTCCTATCCCAAACCATTCGAGCGGGGCAAATTGAACCTGTAAAAGTTTTAAAAGCAGAGTAA
- a CDS encoding ISAs1 family transposase — protein MELKKILNKVADFRVQGRCLHLLADILGLVLCGVIADCDDFDEIADYGKDNTAFLQQELGLSFVNGIPSADTLNRVIRHLDSHSLEQCFKACVAGFSLAGKQVCIDGKELRGTIPAGKKHALVRMVNVWVEEHSLSFGQVAVEAKSNEITTIPALLDTLDCKGSIITIDAIACQQAIVEKIRDKQAHYVIALKANQGVLYEQVAHFMQINKSALAFNQQLDKAHGRGEERRVYIAQCIDLVEEKEKWQDLHTLVMVERKRIIAGKKQEQTLFYISSLTDTDPALYSRYIRGHWAIENGLHWQLDVTFREDEAKVRKDKGPINLHLIRKWSLHLLKKEPSCVSVKRKRKKANRDTNFLLAILKT, from the coding sequence ATGGAACTTAAAAAGATACTAAACAAAGTAGCTGATTTTCGGGTGCAAGGCCGCTGCTTACATCTATTAGCAGATATTTTAGGCTTAGTTTTATGTGGGGTAATAGCCGATTGTGATGACTTTGACGAGATAGCAGATTATGGCAAAGATAATACAGCGTTTCTGCAGCAAGAACTAGGATTAAGTTTTGTTAATGGTATACCTTCTGCTGACACTTTAAATCGGGTGATCAGACACCTGGATAGCCATAGTTTGGAGCAATGCTTCAAAGCGTGTGTAGCTGGCTTCTCCTTAGCAGGCAAGCAGGTATGTATAGATGGCAAAGAATTGAGAGGTACTATACCTGCAGGCAAAAAGCATGCTTTGGTTCGTATGGTCAATGTATGGGTAGAGGAACATAGCTTAAGCTTTGGACAAGTAGCCGTAGAAGCCAAGAGTAATGAGATTACAACTATTCCTGCTTTATTAGATACCCTTGATTGCAAAGGTAGTATCATTACTATAGATGCTATTGCTTGTCAGCAGGCAATTGTAGAAAAGATCAGGGATAAGCAAGCCCATTATGTGATTGCCCTAAAGGCTAATCAAGGTGTACTCTATGAGCAGGTAGCCCATTTTATGCAAATCAATAAGTCTGCTCTCGCTTTTAATCAGCAACTAGATAAAGCCCATGGCAGAGGAGAAGAACGTAGGGTATATATTGCTCAATGCATTGATTTGGTAGAGGAAAAGGAAAAATGGCAGGACTTACATACTTTAGTCATGGTAGAAAGAAAACGCATTATAGCAGGCAAAAAGCAAGAACAAACCCTGTTCTATATAAGCAGTTTAACAGATACAGACCCTGCCTTGTACAGCCGCTACATAAGAGGCCATTGGGCGATAGAGAATGGCTTGCATTGGCAACTAGATGTTACCTTTAGGGAAGATGAGGCTAAAGTCAGGAAAGATAAAGGACCCATCAATCTGCATCTGATTAGAAAGTGGTCTTTGCATCTGCTCAAAAAAGAGCCTTCTTGCGTGAGTGTCAAACGGAAAAGAAAAAAAGCTAACAGAGACACTAATTTCCTGTTAGCTATTCTTAAAACTTAA
- a CDS encoding DUF3667 domain-containing protein, translating into MEVTSKKVSRQKNRTVCKNCNTPCKGNYCYHCGQATATRQLEVKPLLWEAFFSVVDVNQGFIFTLKSLCIKPGEAIREYIEGRRIKYYPPHKYVLLIGAVAAFFSTRYHFFSGQPTSGILSIASDSRLAGFWLYADTYTTLINIITIPVFAIFSWLLRRKAYNYAENIVLNTYITSQQLLLFVSMVPLFECYSTTPRYVINFYVVVTLLYNVWVYKQFFGFKRWTGVLCAAFMMFSAYICQFLLNLLFFVVAKNLDVL; encoded by the coding sequence ATGGAAGTAACTTCCAAAAAAGTTTCCAGGCAAAAGAATAGAACCGTTTGTAAAAATTGTAACACTCCCTGCAAGGGTAATTACTGCTATCATTGCGGACAGGCTACCGCTACTAGGCAGCTGGAAGTAAAGCCATTGCTTTGGGAGGCTTTCTTTTCTGTAGTAGATGTAAATCAGGGATTTATATTCACCTTGAAATCCCTGTGTATCAAGCCTGGAGAAGCCATCCGGGAGTATATCGAGGGCCGCCGCATAAAGTATTATCCTCCCCATAAATATGTATTACTGATTGGTGCGGTCGCTGCTTTTTTTTCTACCCGTTACCACTTCTTCTCCGGACAGCCGACTTCAGGAATTTTGAGCATAGCGTCAGACTCACGGCTAGCTGGTTTCTGGCTTTATGCTGATACCTATACAACCCTTATTAATATTATAACCATACCAGTTTTTGCCATATTCTCCTGGTTGTTACGCAGAAAAGCCTACAACTATGCCGAAAATATTGTATTAAACACCTACATCACTTCCCAGCAATTGCTGCTGTTTGTCTCTATGGTGCCCCTATTTGAATGCTATTCCACTACACCCCGGTATGTGATTAACTTCTATGTTGTGGTTACGCTGTTGTATAATGTGTGGGTATACAAGCAGTTTTTCGGCTTCAAACGATGGACTGGTGTACTTTGTGCAGCATTCATGATGTTTTCTGCCTATATATGCCAGTTTCTGCTCAACCTGCTGTTTTTTGTTGTGGCAAAAAATCTAGATGTTTTATAA
- a CDS encoding phosphoenolpyruvate carboxylase, with translation MDGSAGNLLQIYNHQVGLKFQLYNSLFTALPFHRVEKTGILLSLFLLHCEEGYNKRQSPEDIINTFIQQYTPYRTEQEQTDLLFRFVQYAERQVVLFDALEDAAFRDIHDMNGPGTLKNLQSQVPSSKTRQILENKLKEFSVRLVLTAHPTQFYPSEVLGIINDLSKAIIHDSTAQVNSYLLQLGKTPFFKKEKPTPYDEAVSLIWYLENVFYQSAGQILTSLKNQFPSDIYGKHAIIRMGFWPGGDRDGNPFVKTETTLKVADALRGAIIRSYYADVRKLKRRLTFKGVANVLATLEQKLFNNLFVPGHKADLSKDEIMNMLEQMRQTLQETHNGLFVNLVENLQRKVELFGLHFASLDIRQDSSVHAQAMEAIAEKSSLLPKNYKDLSESQKIAALLKVTSPADPAILEDELMQDTLESMAAIKNIQQTNGEEGCHRYIISHSTSALDVLEVYGLFLLSGWKPDELTVDIVPLFETINDLQHAGEVMKNLYENPAYRQHLSRRRNVQTIMLGFSDGTKDGGYLMANYSIYKTKETLSAISRQYDVDVIFFDGRGGPPARGGGKTHQFYASMGSNIANKEIQLTIQGQTISSNFGTVDSAQFNIEQLLNAGITNALHKTDTTLTQAEEQLLQDLAFESYEAYNQLKNRPDFLDYLNYASPLRYYAETNIGSRPAKRKAGKLNLNDLRAVPYVGSWSQLKQNLPGYYGVGMALDKMDKSGRWADVEQLYKNSIFFRTLLGNCEMAMSKCFFPLTAFLSDHPKYGKVWNMIFDEFECTKKHVLRLTGSAKLMDDKPVEQLSIQMRQRIELPLLTIQQFALTKIRKMEEQSAETPNKKNYENLVIRCSFGIINAERNSA, from the coding sequence ATGGATGGTTCTGCTGGTAATCTCTTACAAATTTACAATCATCAAGTAGGTCTAAAATTTCAGTTATATAACAGCCTCTTTACTGCGCTACCCTTTCACCGGGTAGAAAAAACTGGCATCTTGCTTTCTTTGTTTTTATTGCACTGTGAAGAAGGATACAATAAAAGACAGAGCCCAGAGGATATTATCAATACCTTTATTCAACAGTATACCCCGTACCGCACAGAACAAGAACAAACAGATTTACTTTTCCGCTTTGTGCAATATGCTGAGCGGCAGGTAGTTTTGTTCGATGCCCTGGAAGATGCTGCTTTCCGAGATATACATGATATGAATGGTCCGGGAACTTTAAAAAATTTACAATCGCAGGTACCTAGTAGCAAAACCAGGCAAATATTGGAAAATAAGCTGAAAGAATTTTCAGTCCGGTTGGTATTAACGGCACATCCTACCCAGTTTTATCCTAGCGAAGTTCTAGGTATTATTAATGATTTATCTAAAGCTATTATCCATGACAGTACGGCACAGGTAAATAGTTATTTGCTGCAACTGGGTAAAACACCTTTCTTCAAAAAAGAAAAACCCACACCATATGATGAAGCAGTAAGCCTGATCTGGTATCTGGAGAATGTCTTTTACCAATCAGCCGGGCAAATATTGACTTCGCTGAAAAATCAATTCCCTTCCGATATATATGGCAAGCATGCCATCATTCGAATGGGTTTCTGGCCTGGAGGTGACCGGGATGGTAATCCTTTTGTAAAAACCGAAACTACCTTGAAAGTGGCAGATGCGCTACGGGGAGCTATTATCAGATCTTATTATGCAGATGTGCGGAAGCTGAAACGCCGGCTTACGTTTAAGGGAGTTGCCAATGTATTAGCCACATTGGAACAAAAGCTATTCAATAATTTATTTGTTCCTGGTCATAAAGCAGATCTTTCCAAAGATGAAATTATGAATATGCTGGAACAAATGCGCCAGACGTTGCAGGAAACCCATAATGGATTATTTGTAAACCTGGTAGAAAATCTGCAGCGAAAAGTAGAGTTATTTGGGCTGCATTTTGCCTCTCTGGATATAAGGCAGGATAGTTCGGTTCATGCACAAGCCATGGAAGCAATTGCCGAAAAAAGTTCTTTGCTACCAAAGAATTATAAAGATTTGTCAGAATCACAGAAAATAGCCGCTCTGCTGAAAGTAACTTCCCCTGCTGACCCGGCTATATTGGAAGATGAATTAATGCAGGATACCCTGGAATCTATGGCAGCTATAAAAAATATCCAGCAAACAAATGGAGAAGAAGGTTGCCACCGGTATATTATCAGCCATAGTACCAGCGCCCTGGATGTACTAGAAGTATATGGCCTATTCTTACTTAGCGGATGGAAGCCAGATGAATTAACCGTAGACATTGTGCCGCTGTTTGAAACCATTAATGATCTGCAGCATGCCGGAGAAGTAATGAAAAATCTCTATGAAAATCCGGCTTACCGGCAGCATCTTTCCCGCAGAAGAAATGTGCAGACCATCATGCTGGGATTTTCAGATGGCACCAAAGACGGTGGCTATTTAATGGCAAATTATAGTATTTATAAAACCAAAGAAACCCTAAGTGCTATTTCCCGGCAATACGATGTGGATGTAATCTTCTTTGATGGCAGGGGAGGCCCGCCGGCCAGAGGTGGTGGTAAAACACACCAGTTTTATGCATCTATGGGCAGCAATATTGCAAATAAAGAAATACAATTGACTATACAAGGCCAAACGATCAGTTCCAACTTTGGTACGGTAGATTCTGCCCAGTTTAATATAGAGCAGTTGCTCAACGCAGGTATTACGAATGCCCTCCATAAAACAGATACAACGCTTACCCAAGCAGAAGAGCAGCTTTTACAAGACCTAGCTTTTGAAAGTTATGAGGCGTATAATCAATTAAAGAACCGTCCGGATTTTCTGGATTACCTGAATTATGCCAGCCCATTACGTTATTATGCAGAAACCAATATTGGCAGCCGGCCAGCCAAACGTAAAGCCGGTAAGCTGAATTTGAATGATTTGCGGGCAGTACCCTATGTAGGTTCCTGGAGCCAGTTAAAACAAAATTTACCCGGCTACTATGGTGTAGGGATGGCGTTGGATAAAATGGATAAATCAGGTAGATGGGCAGATGTTGAGCAGTTGTATAAAAACTCTATTTTCTTCCGTACCTTATTAGGTAATTGTGAAATGGCCATGAGTAAATGCTTTTTCCCATTGACAGCTTTCTTATCCGATCATCCTAAGTATGGCAAAGTTTGGAATATGATTTTCGATGAGTTTGAATGCACCAAAAAGCATGTACTGCGTCTGACAGGCTCGGCCAAACTGATGGATGATAAGCCAGTAGAACAACTTTCTATCCAGATGCGTCAACGCATTGAGCTGCCATTGCTTACCATACAACAATTTGCGCTTACTAAAATTCGCAAAATGGAAGAGCAATCAGCAGAAACACCAAACAAGAAAAATTATGAAAACCTCGTAATTCGCTGCTCTTTCGGGATTATTAATGCAGAGAGAAATTCTGCCTAA
- a CDS encoding transposase, producing MLRIIGPLRMQQRVESREGKRRKGQRMATIEPVFGSVLNYFGMSRSNAKGKQAAHKMMLNLL from the coding sequence ATGCTCCGCATCATCGGTCCATTACGCATGCAGCAGCGGGTGGAAAGCAGGGAAGGCAAGAGAAGGAAAGGCCAAAGAATGGCTACCATAGAACCTGTTTTTGGCAGCGTACTCAATTACTTTGGCATGAGCAGAAGCAATGCAAAAGGTAAACAAGCCGCTCATAAAATGATGCTGAACCTGCTATGA
- a CDS encoding response regulator transcription factor codes for MKKVLIIEDDIHLVELLYIHLTDLGCQPSIAQLGKEGLQKMIQDSYDLVVLDIMLPDLNGFDICKQIRSHDIRIPILMLSAKSEEIDKVLGLELGADDYLTKPFSIREFIARVKAIFRRSESQTLSLQEVPAGAFTLGDVYIDPHKRKVLLKGKVVELTPKEFDLLWLLASHAGYSYSRKDILRLVWGYEFDGYEHTVTAHINRLRSKIEPLLSAPAYILTSWAVGYRFTDAFSPQP; via the coding sequence ATGAAGAAAGTACTGATTATCGAAGATGATATACATCTGGTAGAACTTCTGTATATCCATCTTACTGACCTGGGTTGCCAGCCTTCCATAGCACAACTCGGTAAAGAAGGCTTGCAGAAAATGATTCAAGATAGCTATGACCTGGTTGTATTGGATATTATGCTGCCCGACCTGAATGGCTTTGATATTTGTAAGCAGATACGCAGCCATGATATACGTATACCCATTCTGATGCTGAGTGCCAAATCTGAGGAGATAGACAAAGTACTGGGTCTGGAACTGGGTGCAGATGATTACCTGACCAAGCCTTTCTCTATCCGCGAATTTATAGCCAGGGTGAAAGCTATCTTCCGCCGCAGCGAATCCCAAACTCTCTCTCTTCAAGAGGTGCCTGCCGGAGCTTTTACCCTGGGCGATGTGTACATTGATCCCCATAAGCGGAAAGTACTGTTAAAAGGCAAAGTGGTAGAACTCACACCCAAAGAGTTTGACTTGCTCTGGTTACTGGCTTCTCATGCCGGCTACAGCTATTCCCGCAAAGACATTCTTCGGTTGGTGTGGGGTTACGAGTTTGACGGCTACGAGCATACAGTGACTGCACACATCAACAGGCTCCGAAGCAAAATAGAACCCTTACTTTCTGCACCAGCCTATATTCTTACATCCTGGGCAGTAGGGTACCGCTTCACAGATGCTTTTTCACCTCAACCATGA
- a CDS encoding Crp/Fnr family transcriptional regulator, translating to METVKYWYLKNHNLFSQMKESDIQTLCVITGFKKALKNEVIYFTHEPIRRIYILKKGILKIALMDEAGNEQTKEIIHQGDIFGEITLNKHAHQETEYAKVLSDEVVICSFTLDDFERVLEQNPLISIKFSKQVGDKLKMLENRYANLIFKDVRTRVVEYVKTFAKDNGKLENNHWVVKNYLTHQDLASLTGSTRQTVTSILNQLEKENKLVYSRSKITIPDINNLR from the coding sequence ATGGAAACTGTAAAATACTGGTACCTGAAAAACCACAATCTCTTTTCACAAATGAAGGAAAGCGATATTCAAACACTTTGTGTGATTACTGGTTTCAAAAAAGCCTTGAAAAATGAAGTCATCTATTTCACCCACGAACCCATCAGGCGCATTTATATACTAAAAAAAGGCATCCTGAAAATCGCTCTCATGGATGAAGCTGGCAACGAGCAAACCAAAGAAATTATTCACCAGGGAGACATTTTCGGAGAGATTACCCTCAATAAACACGCCCACCAGGAAACTGAATACGCCAAAGTCCTTTCAGATGAAGTAGTGATATGTTCCTTTACATTGGATGATTTTGAACGTGTACTGGAGCAGAATCCCCTGATTTCTATTAAATTCTCCAAACAGGTAGGCGATAAACTCAAAATGCTCGAAAACCGTTATGCCAACCTTATTTTTAAAGATGTACGCACCCGCGTAGTAGAATATGTAAAGACCTTTGCCAAAGACAATGGCAAACTGGAAAATAACCACTGGGTAGTAAAAAACTACCTCACCCATCAGGACTTAGCCAGCCTTACCGGCTCTACCAGGCAAACCGTAACTTCTATTCTTAACCAGCTGGAGAAAGAAAACAAGCTGGTCTACTCCCGCAGCAAAATCACCATCCCCGATATAAATAACCTGCGGTAA
- a CDS encoding YHS domain-containing (seleno)protein, whose translation MKIIASSLFFILFIALSAFAQKGEVFTNAQGAIRGYDPVAYFKEGKPVEGKKEFTHTWKGADWHFSSLQNKEDFIANPEKFAPQYGGYCAYGMSKSYKAPTDPEAWTIVADKLYLNYNKEVQQTWNKSQKEFIEKADNNWPEVAKKD comes from the coding sequence ATGAAAATCATTGCCAGTAGTTTATTTTTTATTTTGTTTATTGCCTTGTCCGCTTTTGCCCAGAAAGGGGAAGTATTCACCAATGCACAAGGAGCTATCAGAGGCTACGACCCGGTAGCTTATTTCAAAGAAGGCAAACCGGTAGAGGGTAAAAAAGAATTCACCCATACCTGGAAGGGTGCTGACTGGCATTTTTCCAGCCTGCAAAATAAGGAAGATTTTATAGCCAACCCGGAAAAATTTGCTCCGCAGTATGGCGGCTATTGTGCCTATGGTATGTCTAAAAGCTACAAAGCCCCCACCGACCCTGAGGCATGGACCATTGTAGCGGATAAGTTGTACCTAAACTACAACAAAGAGGTACAGCAAACCTGGAACAAAAGCCAAAAGGAATTTATCGAAAAGGCTGATAACAACTGGCCGGAAGTAGCTAAAAAAGATTAA